Proteins encoded together in one Balaenoptera ricei isolate mBalRic1 chromosome 2, mBalRic1.hap2, whole genome shotgun sequence window:
- the LOC132360133 gene encoding calmodulin-regulated spectrin-associated protein 1-like has protein sequence MGTELRPCEDTGEDDHLQAKRDTSEETNPASTLILGLLASETGVSLVLCRSTDRDWETASATSSLASVAEYTGPKLFKELSSKSNKPIIHNAISHCCLARKVNEPHKNSILEELEKCDANHYIILFRDAGCQFRALYCYYPDTEEIYKLTGTGPKSITKKMIDKLYKYSSDRKQFNLIPAKTMSVSVDALTIHNHLWQPKRPSVPKKTQTRK, from the exons ATGGGTACAGAATtaagaccatgtgaagatacaggaGAAGATGACCATCTACAAGCTAAGAGAGacacctcagaagaaaccaatcctgccagcaccttgatcttgggacTGCTAGCCTCTGAAACT GGGGTGTCATTGGTGTTGTGCAGGAGCACGGACAGAGACTGGGAGACGGCGTCCGCCACGTCCTCCCTTGCCTCGGTGGCCGAGTACACAGGTCCCAAGCTGTTTAAGGAGCTTAGCAGCAAATCAAACAAACCGATTATTCACAATGCTATATCCCATTGCTGTCTGGCCAGAAAGGTGAATGAACCTCACAAGAATTCAATATTAGAGGAGCTGGAGAAGTGTGACGCGAATCACTACATCATACTGTTTCGTGACGCCGGCTGCCAGTTCAGGGCACTTTATTGCTACTATCCCGACACTGAAGAAATCTACAAACTGACTGGCACGGGGCCAAAGAGCATCACCAAGAAGATGATCGACAAACTTTATAAATACAGCTCAGACCGAAAACAGTTCAACCTGATCCCGGCCAAAACCATGTCCGTCAGTGTGGACGCGCTCACCATTCATAACCACTTGTGGCAGCCCAAGCGGCCCTCGGTGCCAAAGAAGACGCAGACTCGGAAATGA